In Phytoactinopolyspora mesophila, the following are encoded in one genomic region:
- a CDS encoding DUF6351 family protein, whose translation MRSHRAHARVLRHGLHAGLAFAVAGTLAIPGSLAGAGGAPNSVASPPDNHMLRSFQVDTVSGPADLVTGGSALVRIDVPRSVPAHQVRITLNGRDVRDAFQPYGSERVLLGHVDGLTEGANTLEVRANGRGKSRPAESLTLVNHPLHGPVFSGPHIPLYCTADASPWNLGLVDEHCHVEAPVVTYQYRTTAGSWAALPDDEMPEDVATTVTSTGETVPYVVRVEQGTINRSVYETAILHEPGTPVPDPWTSTPGWNGRLVYTFGGGCGIGHTQATETGGVLDDTLLGAGYATASSTFNVYQQNCNDVTSAETAMMVKERFTETYGVPDFTMGWGSSAGTMQQLLISNAYPGILDGVIGHIGYPDERSTTISGHECRFVTEAISSSELDWTAEQGKAVTGFARFSLSGEFGTSTCAGYMFFPGVDYPADCPGHIPPADRYHPVTNPDGIRCAIADFVSTVYGTDPGTGFGRPIVPDTVGVQYGLEALEAGMISAEQFVDLNERIGGVDRDGQRITQRSAADPEALEVAYATGRINQFDGGLRWTPIIETRGYADLRADFHDRIRSWSMRERLLSANGHADNHVSWTSPEGPLDTRDREEALAAMDDWLTTRMELAAQEPDLDPVELTRRAKPGDLTDGCVDEDGQRIDEELTLDPSARCNQLFPFHATPRAAAGGPLAADVLACQLEPLDRSGYGAVFTGSEWQRLNAVFPDGVCDWSLPGAGQVELSGTWTRF comes from the coding sequence ATGCGATCTCATCGGGCACATGCGCGGGTGTTGCGGCACGGGCTACACGCTGGGTTGGCGTTCGCCGTCGCCGGAACGCTTGCCATTCCAGGATCGCTGGCCGGCGCGGGTGGCGCGCCGAACAGCGTGGCGTCGCCGCCGGACAACCACATGTTGCGTAGCTTCCAGGTGGATACCGTGTCAGGCCCTGCCGACTTGGTCACCGGGGGAAGTGCCCTGGTCCGGATCGATGTGCCGCGGTCGGTCCCGGCCCACCAGGTCCGGATCACGCTCAACGGCCGTGATGTGCGCGATGCCTTCCAGCCGTACGGGAGCGAGCGGGTGCTGCTCGGCCATGTCGACGGGCTCACGGAGGGCGCGAACACGCTGGAGGTCCGGGCTAACGGGCGGGGGAAATCCCGGCCGGCCGAGTCGCTGACGCTGGTCAACCATCCACTGCACGGTCCGGTGTTCTCCGGGCCGCACATCCCGCTGTACTGCACCGCGGATGCGTCGCCGTGGAATCTCGGCCTGGTGGACGAGCATTGCCATGTCGAGGCGCCGGTGGTCACTTACCAATACCGGACGACGGCGGGGTCATGGGCCGCTCTGCCCGACGACGAGATGCCGGAGGACGTGGCAACAACCGTCACCAGCACTGGTGAGACCGTGCCTTACGTCGTGCGGGTCGAGCAGGGGACCATCAACCGATCCGTGTACGAGACCGCGATCTTGCACGAGCCAGGAACACCCGTGCCGGACCCGTGGACGTCAACACCCGGATGGAACGGCCGGCTCGTCTACACCTTCGGCGGAGGCTGCGGAATCGGGCACACCCAGGCGACGGAGACCGGAGGTGTCCTCGACGACACCCTGCTCGGCGCCGGATATGCCACAGCCAGTTCGACGTTCAACGTCTACCAGCAGAACTGCAACGACGTGACGTCGGCGGAGACAGCCATGATGGTCAAGGAGCGGTTCACCGAAACCTACGGCGTCCCGGACTTCACGATGGGATGGGGTTCGTCTGCCGGCACGATGCAACAACTGCTGATTTCCAACGCCTACCCCGGGATCCTGGACGGGGTCATCGGGCACATCGGTTATCCCGACGAGCGTTCCACCACCATCAGTGGCCATGAGTGCCGTTTTGTGACGGAGGCAATCTCATCCAGCGAACTCGACTGGACTGCCGAGCAAGGAAAAGCGGTGACCGGCTTCGCCCGCTTCTCACTATCCGGTGAATTCGGGACCAGCACGTGTGCCGGATACATGTTCTTCCCCGGGGTGGACTATCCGGCAGACTGTCCTGGCCACATCCCACCTGCCGACCGGTACCACCCGGTGACCAATCCGGACGGGATCAGGTGCGCCATCGCGGACTTCGTCTCGACCGTCTACGGAACCGATCCGGGGACAGGTTTCGGGCGGCCGATCGTCCCGGACACCGTAGGTGTCCAGTATGGTCTGGAGGCTCTGGAGGCGGGGATGATCAGCGCCGAGCAGTTCGTCGACCTCAACGAGCGGATCGGCGGGGTCGACCGTGACGGTCAACGGATCACCCAGCGGTCGGCCGCAGATCCGGAGGCGTTGGAGGTGGCCTACGCCACCGGCCGGATCAATCAGTTCGATGGCGGCCTGCGGTGGACTCCCATCATCGAGACCCGCGGATATGCGGACCTTCGGGCGGATTTCCACGACCGGATCCGGTCGTGGTCGATGCGGGAGCGCCTGTTGTCGGCCAACGGACATGCCGACAACCATGTCAGCTGGACTAGCCCGGAGGGGCCGCTGGACACCCGGGATCGAGAAGAGGCACTGGCCGCCATGGACGACTGGCTGACGACCCGCATGGAGCTGGCTGCCCAGGAGCCAGACCTCGATCCGGTCGAACTGACCCGTCGGGCCAAGCCGGGGGATCTCACTGACGGCTGTGTCGACGAGGACGGCCAACGGATCGACGAGGAGTTGACCCTCGATCCGTCGGCGCGGTGCAATCAGCTGTTCCCGTTCCACGCCACGCCACGCGCGGCAGCCGGTGGCCCGCTGGCCGCCGATGTGCTGGCCTGCCAGCTTGAGCCGCTGGATCGGTCCGGCTACGGCGCGGTGTTCACCGGCAGCGAGTGGCAGCGGCTGAACGCGGTCTTCCCGGACGGAGTTTGTGACTGGTCGCTTCCTGGTGCTGGACAGGTTGAGTTGAGCGGTACGTGGACCCGGTTCTGA
- a CDS encoding GNAT family N-acetyltransferase, with product MLPPSVRRGDVDDHLSSRIGTGAEITSPDSPSIYKVVGVATEIRAFKRSEAIDYLKVLPYANGLPHWEPAPAAWYGGSAAWPPRQPMTQDQLEAAAEKLMASERFHPQAAFVDGRLVGASAMLSFEITVPGLNQLPMGGVTATGVVATHRRRGLLRGMIQAMFDEALDRGEPVAALSASEGSIYGRFGFSPATVRTRWEIERPEATLREAEQPPGSLELVDAAMAREAWPAVHDIARKDRVGELSARAGQWAGLSDEADGTDDGPLRYLIHRTPEGDIDGIANFRLPWSPRLEDTGTLIVEALQATNNNAYRALWQLLLDFDLTKRIVAAPRPADEPLRWMLHNPRALRVTRQSDNLWVRLLEVPTALESRSYDVAGGITLTIDDDAMCPANTGTWRLDAGPDGATCARTNAQPDLTLDIQALSSLYLGGVSAALLASADRIRPHRPEAVTTLSRLFRVDPEPFNSFAF from the coding sequence ATGCTGCCGCCTTCGGTCCGCAGGGGCGACGTCGACGACCACCTCAGCTCCCGCATCGGCACCGGCGCCGAAATTACGTCGCCGGACTCCCCAAGCATCTATAAAGTCGTCGGCGTGGCTACCGAGATACGCGCGTTCAAAAGGTCCGAGGCCATTGACTACCTCAAGGTGTTGCCCTACGCGAACGGTTTGCCGCATTGGGAACCCGCGCCCGCGGCCTGGTACGGCGGCTCTGCCGCGTGGCCGCCGCGGCAGCCGATGACTCAAGACCAACTGGAGGCTGCCGCCGAGAAGCTCATGGCGAGCGAGAGGTTTCACCCGCAGGCCGCCTTTGTCGACGGCCGGCTGGTGGGCGCCTCCGCCATGTTGTCGTTCGAAATCACTGTGCCCGGGCTCAATCAGCTACCGATGGGCGGTGTGACGGCCACCGGCGTGGTCGCTACCCACCGTCGCCGCGGACTGTTACGGGGCATGATCCAGGCGATGTTCGACGAAGCCCTCGATCGTGGGGAGCCCGTCGCCGCCCTCAGCGCGAGTGAAGGCAGCATCTACGGGCGCTTTGGCTTCTCTCCGGCTACCGTGCGCACTCGCTGGGAGATCGAGCGGCCCGAGGCCACGCTACGAGAAGCCGAACAGCCCCCTGGCTCCCTCGAGCTCGTCGACGCAGCAATGGCTCGCGAGGCATGGCCGGCGGTCCATGACATCGCCCGCAAGGACCGGGTTGGCGAGTTGTCAGCACGGGCAGGTCAATGGGCCGGTCTTTCCGACGAAGCCGACGGTACTGACGACGGTCCGCTGCGATACCTCATCCACCGGACCCCGGAGGGCGACATCGACGGTATCGCCAACTTCCGGTTGCCATGGTCACCACGGCTCGAGGACACCGGCACGCTGATCGTCGAGGCGCTGCAGGCCACCAACAACAACGCCTATCGTGCCCTGTGGCAGTTACTGCTCGACTTCGATCTGACCAAGCGGATCGTCGCTGCCCCACGACCAGCTGATGAACCCCTGCGCTGGATGCTCCACAATCCGCGCGCGCTGCGCGTCACGAGGCAATCCGACAACCTGTGGGTCCGGCTGCTCGAGGTGCCGACAGCACTCGAGTCCCGCTCCTACGACGTCGCCGGCGGCATCACGCTGACCATCGACGACGACGCCATGTGTCCGGCCAACACCGGCACCTGGCGGCTCGACGCCGGCCCGGACGGAGCCACGTGCGCACGAACGAACGCGCAGCCGGATCTCACCCTGGACATCCAGGCCCTCAGTTCCCTCTACCTCGGCGGGGTCTCGGCTGCGCTGCTCGCCTCAGCGGACCGCATCCGCCCGCACCGCCCCGAAGCCGTGACGACCCTTTCCCGGCTGTTCCGCGTTGACCCGGAACCATTCAACTCGTTCGCCTTCTAA
- a CDS encoding Gfo/Idh/MocA family protein yields the protein MSAMPLDPTSPLDPAAGAFSIGIVGAGQFSKSFATLWDLHPNVSRLVVTDLKPERAEQLAGHYENAATSPSFEDLLESDVDAVAIFTQRWTHAPLVLAALEAGKHVYSAVPMATELTDIEAIIAAVERTGLTYMMGETSYYNPATVFMRDKIREGALGQVFYSEGDYVHDMDLGFYAAYQYSGGENWKATASYPPMLYPTHAIGGVLGAVPARAVSVSCLGVEDQRGDGVFDREISQFGNSFSNATALFELSDGGAMRTNEMRRVGYPSFIRESRFRFFGTEASFEQLAHQSVWNDKSESHDISDKFVPIRHTVDESELANVDPALREAFTSGSAPVHDRSRLPHEYAEAPNGHEGSHHFLADDFVRAVVTGEQPPVNAWRSAIFTAPGIVAHASALAGGERMPIPDFGSGPRA from the coding sequence ATGTCTGCTATGCCCCTCGACCCCACCAGCCCACTCGACCCCGCAGCTGGAGCTTTCAGTATCGGCATTGTCGGCGCCGGTCAGTTCTCGAAGAGCTTCGCCACACTGTGGGACCTGCACCCGAACGTCAGCCGGCTCGTCGTGACCGATCTCAAGCCGGAGCGCGCCGAGCAACTCGCCGGCCACTACGAGAACGCAGCCACCTCACCCAGCTTCGAGGATCTGCTTGAATCCGACGTCGACGCGGTGGCGATCTTCACTCAACGCTGGACCCACGCACCGCTCGTGCTCGCCGCGCTGGAGGCCGGCAAACACGTGTACTCGGCGGTGCCGATGGCCACTGAGCTGACCGACATCGAAGCGATCATCGCCGCGGTCGAGCGGACCGGCCTGACCTACATGATGGGAGAGACGAGCTACTACAACCCGGCCACGGTGTTCATGCGAGACAAGATCCGCGAAGGCGCGCTCGGTCAGGTCTTCTACTCCGAGGGCGACTACGTCCACGACATGGATCTCGGCTTCTACGCTGCCTATCAGTACAGCGGCGGCGAGAACTGGAAGGCCACCGCCAGCTATCCGCCGATGCTCTACCCCACCCACGCCATCGGCGGTGTCTTGGGTGCGGTCCCGGCCCGCGCGGTCAGCGTCAGCTGCCTGGGCGTCGAAGACCAGCGGGGCGACGGAGTGTTCGACCGGGAGATCAGCCAATTCGGGAACAGCTTCTCCAACGCCACGGCGCTGTTCGAACTCTCCGACGGCGGGGCGATGCGGACCAACGAGATGCGCCGCGTGGGCTACCCCTCGTTTATCCGGGAGTCGCGTTTCCGGTTTTTCGGCACCGAGGCCAGCTTCGAGCAACTCGCCCATCAGAGCGTGTGGAACGACAAATCCGAGTCCCACGACATCTCCGACAAGTTCGTGCCGATCCGGCACACGGTCGACGAATCGGAGCTGGCCAACGTCGATCCCGCCCTGCGGGAGGCCTTCACCTCCGGCTCGGCGCCCGTCCACGACCGCTCCCGTCTCCCCCACGAATACGCCGAGGCGCCGAACGGCCACGAGGGCTCCCACCATTTCCTGGCCGACGACTTCGTCCGCGCCGTGGTCACTGGCGAGCAGCCTCCGGTGAACGCCTGGCGCTCGGCGATATTCACCGCGCCGGGGATCGTCGCGCACGCCTCCGCGCTGGCCGGAGGGGAGCGTATGCCAATCCCCGACTTCGGAAGCGGGCCGCGGGCGTAA
- a CDS encoding RNA polymerase subunit sigma-70, with protein sequence MLGLATLPDDPREAQMAHDEGTERIGNDVVAAAALAGDEAAFGQLVERHRRELHVHCYRMLASYDDAEDIVQETFLRAWNKRHSYAGRSTVRAWLYQIATNACLDFLRSSSRRARPYQEPPLAVPRAAVQPPIDVSWLQPYPDSQLDAAAPGAEEPDAVVVAKETIELAYLMIIQQLPPRQRAVLIMRDVLGWSAAETAALLETSVASVKSALQRARATVQQRRPPRREEWDRSVSRTEDERRVLERYIDAHERADVALLAQLLADDVVQTMPPYPAWLVGCEAALTFAADVFDPGSAAYHGRWRSVLTWANRQPAVAQYVQRPSAAETRSLAGEYRAQVLDVLRIENGAITGITSFEPRRFAAFGLPLVLA encoded by the coding sequence ATGCTGGGTCTGGCGACCCTGCCTGACGATCCGCGGGAGGCGCAGATGGCACACGACGAGGGCACGGAACGGATAGGCAACGACGTCGTGGCAGCCGCGGCACTGGCCGGCGATGAGGCGGCGTTCGGTCAACTCGTCGAACGCCACCGGCGTGAGCTGCACGTGCATTGTTACCGGATGCTCGCGTCGTACGACGACGCCGAGGACATCGTCCAGGAGACGTTCCTGCGGGCGTGGAACAAGCGGCACAGCTACGCCGGGCGTTCCACCGTGCGGGCGTGGCTCTATCAGATCGCCACCAACGCGTGCCTGGACTTCTTACGCAGCTCTTCCCGGCGTGCCCGGCCGTATCAGGAGCCACCGCTGGCCGTGCCCCGAGCCGCCGTGCAGCCGCCCATCGACGTGTCCTGGTTACAGCCGTATCCGGACAGCCAGCTCGACGCGGCCGCACCGGGCGCCGAGGAACCGGACGCCGTCGTGGTCGCGAAGGAGACGATCGAGCTCGCGTACCTGATGATCATCCAGCAGCTTCCACCGCGGCAGCGGGCCGTGCTGATCATGCGCGACGTGCTGGGGTGGTCGGCCGCGGAGACCGCAGCGCTCCTGGAGACCAGCGTCGCATCGGTCAAGAGCGCGTTGCAGCGAGCGCGGGCCACCGTTCAGCAACGGCGGCCACCACGGCGGGAGGAGTGGGACCGCAGTGTCTCTCGCACGGAGGACGAACGCAGGGTCTTGGAGCGCTACATCGATGCTCACGAGCGGGCAGATGTCGCCTTGCTCGCTCAACTGCTGGCCGACGACGTGGTGCAGACGATGCCACCATATCCGGCCTGGCTTGTCGGATGTGAGGCGGCGCTGACGTTCGCGGCCGACGTGTTCGACCCCGGCTCCGCCGCCTACCACGGGCGCTGGCGTTCGGTGCTCACCTGGGCGAACCGGCAGCCGGCCGTCGCCCAGTACGTCCAGCGCCCATCGGCAGCGGAGACCAGGAGTCTGGCCGGGGAGTACCGGGCACAGGTGCTCGACGTGCTACGGATCGAGAACGGCGCGATCACTGGGATCACGTCGTTCGAGCCGCGCCGTTTCGCGGCGTTCGGCCTGCCGCTGGTCCTGGCATGA
- a CDS encoding PaaX family transcriptional regulator, whose protein sequence is MPKTSTAAPVPVAQPSTGTAEHMSKPLARARSQRLLVTLFGDYWDRARGPIPSAGLVRVLEEFGIAPANARAALSRMTQRGALARTKDGRRTSYAPTESTLRQLERGAHRIFASGNGAEWDGTWTLIAFSLPLEAGDLRRLLRARLRWLTFWPIYDATWVTPHDRLDAACEQLAELNITDAVVLRTTDVRLLAQGRARLEDAWQLGHLADAYRDYLNRFEPLAELVAARAVTPTEALVGRGELVDEWRRLVRDDPDLPDVFLPAGFPRARARDLFLTTYRALERPARARFDELTREA, encoded by the coding sequence ATGCCGAAGACCTCGACTGCGGCGCCGGTGCCGGTGGCGCAGCCGAGCACCGGCACCGCGGAGCACATGTCCAAACCGCTGGCGCGCGCCCGGTCTCAGCGGTTGCTGGTCACTTTGTTCGGCGACTACTGGGACCGCGCGCGTGGTCCCATCCCGTCGGCTGGACTGGTGCGTGTTCTCGAGGAGTTCGGCATCGCTCCGGCCAACGCGCGTGCGGCGTTGAGCCGGATGACCCAGCGGGGAGCGCTGGCACGCACCAAGGACGGGCGGCGGACCAGCTACGCACCCACTGAGTCCACGCTGAGGCAGCTGGAGAGGGGCGCGCATCGCATCTTCGCGAGTGGCAACGGGGCGGAATGGGACGGGACCTGGACCCTGATCGCCTTTTCGCTGCCGCTTGAGGCCGGCGACCTTCGCCGCCTGTTACGTGCACGTCTTCGCTGGCTGACGTTCTGGCCCATCTACGACGCCACCTGGGTTACCCCGCACGATCGGCTCGACGCGGCCTGTGAGCAGCTGGCCGAGTTGAATATCACCGATGCCGTCGTCCTGCGGACCACGGACGTCCGGTTGCTGGCCCAGGGGCGGGCTCGCCTCGAAGACGCTTGGCAGCTCGGTCATCTTGCCGATGCCTACCGCGACTACCTCAATCGCTTCGAACCATTGGCCGAGCTCGTGGCCGCGCGGGCGGTGACGCCAACGGAGGCCCTGGTCGGCCGGGGAGAGCTGGTGGACGAGTGGCGGCGGCTGGTCCGCGACGACCCCGATCTTCCTGATGTTTTCCTCCCAGCCGGTTTCCCCCGGGCGCGGGCTCGCGATCTGTTTCTCACTACCTACCGGGCCCTGGAGCGCCCGGCACGCGCCCGATTCGACGAACTCACACGCGAGGCTTGA
- a CDS encoding ROK family protein, whose product MQHAGDVSLRSLGPSARAVVRELLVAGPLPRAELARRLHLSPASLTKTTRPLLESGVILQADAPQTEARGRPGTPLGVNAERHQFIGLKVTSDELFGVRTDALGQVRQTGHRTMSGNDVESAVDSIVDLVNELASHRPIQAVGVGLAGLMHRFDDTVRHNAFLGWNDVPLAAMLRRRIGAPTVISGDVRALAAGVQWSGPGRGLDHFAVVTVGVGIGLGAVLEGRILTGAAGNAGLIGHLRISDSGPLCQLGHRGCASSFLTTSAITRGIGVPLGIADLDLTAACALAAQGNDVARRVFDDAGRALGVLIAEVVNMYGVPTVVLAGDGLGMLEHADPAMNESLAGHLNHWATPPKVEVFSSDFDEWARGAAVVACQWLLVDPPRNSPSNAG is encoded by the coding sequence GTGCAGCACGCGGGTGACGTCTCCCTCCGATCGCTCGGGCCGTCCGCCCGGGCGGTCGTTCGCGAGCTGCTGGTAGCCGGGCCGCTGCCACGCGCAGAGCTCGCGCGCCGACTACATCTCTCTCCGGCCAGCCTGACCAAGACCACCAGACCCCTACTGGAATCCGGGGTGATTCTGCAGGCCGACGCGCCACAAACGGAGGCCCGCGGGCGCCCTGGAACACCCTTGGGGGTCAATGCGGAGCGGCACCAGTTCATCGGACTAAAGGTGACGTCCGACGAACTGTTCGGCGTCCGTACCGACGCACTGGGGCAGGTGCGGCAGACCGGGCATCGAACCATGTCCGGCAACGACGTCGAGTCGGCCGTCGATTCAATTGTTGATCTCGTTAATGAACTGGCCTCACACCGTCCCATCCAGGCTGTCGGCGTGGGCCTGGCCGGGCTCATGCACCGATTCGACGACACCGTGCGGCACAACGCCTTCCTCGGCTGGAACGATGTCCCGCTGGCGGCCATGCTGCGACGCAGGATTGGTGCACCCACCGTCATCAGCGGCGACGTCCGTGCGCTTGCCGCTGGTGTCCAATGGTCAGGTCCCGGCCGTGGGCTCGACCATTTCGCCGTCGTGACGGTCGGCGTCGGCATCGGGCTCGGCGCCGTGCTCGAGGGGCGGATCCTGACCGGTGCGGCCGGCAACGCCGGTCTGATCGGTCACCTGCGCATCAGCGACTCCGGACCGCTCTGCCAGCTCGGACATCGAGGCTGCGCCTCGAGTTTCCTGACCACCAGCGCGATCACCCGTGGCATCGGCGTCCCGCTCGGCATCGCCGACCTCGACCTCACCGCCGCCTGCGCACTCGCCGCCCAGGGCAACGACGTCGCGCGGAGAGTGTTCGACGACGCCGGCCGCGCCCTTGGTGTCCTGATCGCCGAGGTGGTCAATATGTACGGAGTGCCGACGGTAGTCCTCGCCGGCGATGGTCTCGGCATGCTGGAGCACGCCGACCCGGCCATGAACGAGTCCTTGGCCGGACACCTCAACCACTGGGCCACACCGCCCAAGGTCGAGGTCTTCTCATCCGATTTCGACGAGTGGGCCCGCGGAGCCGCCGTGGTGGCCTGTCAGTGGCTGCTCGTCGACCCACCCCGAAACAGTCCGAGCAACGCGGGCTGA
- a CDS encoding FAD-dependent oxidoreductase, with protein sequence MSERRTVVVRVIVIGAGIAGASVAYPLAAAGADVVVVDDAQPGRATSAGAGIITPVSARPVGEAKSRIMFAAVEHYLDLVRRFEESGLSDHSYGVTGELIAAFDNDELRRLSEVAERAEARTGRYGTAGVGVPKLFSRQDVHERFPLLPGVLGGVWLPDVARVDGRIIRDHLMTLAAQLGAQVLQGRAELVFDGSRVSGVRVPGEFLEGDHVVLAAGAWSEALVETTGLDLPVYPQRGQILHLRIPGGSTLPVISVFRGIYLLSFPGDRVVIGATREDDSGFATHATAGGVDMLIRKALGVVPSLQRAEWLEVRVGIRPASRDGEPLLGPAPGIDGLWLATGFGPQGLTLAPYSGRLLAEAIMGEKTEIPEILSAARLAAA encoded by the coding sequence GTGAGTGAAAGGCGGACCGTCGTAGTGCGAGTGATCGTCATCGGGGCCGGTATCGCCGGCGCGAGCGTCGCCTACCCGCTGGCCGCGGCGGGTGCGGACGTCGTCGTCGTGGATGACGCGCAGCCTGGGCGGGCCACCTCGGCCGGAGCCGGGATCATCACCCCGGTCAGTGCCCGGCCGGTAGGTGAGGCGAAGAGCCGGATCATGTTCGCCGCGGTGGAGCACTACCTCGACCTGGTGCGGCGTTTCGAGGAAAGCGGCCTGAGCGACCACTCGTACGGCGTGACCGGTGAGCTGATCGCCGCGTTCGACAACGACGAGCTGCGCCGCCTGTCCGAGGTTGCGGAGCGAGCCGAGGCCAGGACGGGAAGGTACGGCACAGCGGGCGTCGGCGTGCCGAAGCTGTTCAGCCGCCAGGACGTCCATGAGCGGTTCCCGCTGCTGCCGGGCGTGCTCGGTGGGGTGTGGCTGCCGGACGTGGCACGAGTAGACGGGCGGATCATCCGCGACCATCTGATGACGCTGGCCGCTCAACTGGGCGCTCAGGTGCTCCAGGGCCGGGCCGAGCTCGTGTTCGACGGCTCCCGGGTGAGCGGTGTGCGTGTCCCGGGCGAGTTCCTCGAGGGCGATCACGTGGTCCTGGCCGCGGGGGCGTGGTCCGAGGCGCTCGTCGAGACCACCGGGCTCGACCTGCCGGTGTATCCGCAGCGTGGGCAGATCCTCCATCTGCGGATCCCGGGCGGGTCCACGCTCCCGGTCATCAGCGTCTTCCGTGGGATCTACCTGCTGTCCTTTCCGGGAGATCGTGTCGTGATCGGCGCCACCCGTGAGGACGACAGCGGCTTCGCGACCCACGCCACGGCCGGTGGCGTCGACATGCTCATCAGGAAGGCGCTCGGTGTCGTGCCGAGTCTCCAGCGCGCGGAATGGCTCGAGGTCAGGGTCGGGATCCGGCCCGCGAGCAGAGACGGCGAGCCGCTTCTGGGCCCGGCACCGGGGATCGACGGCCTCTGGCTGGCCACCGGATTCGGGCCGCAGGGCCTGACCTTGGCGCCCTACTCGGGCCGCCTGCTGGCCGAGGCGATCATGGGGGAGAAGACGGAGATCCCGGAGATCCTGTCGGCCGCACGCCTCGCCGCTGCCTGA